In Perca fluviatilis chromosome 14, GENO_Pfluv_1.0, whole genome shotgun sequence, a genomic segment contains:
- the LOC120573515 gene encoding uncharacterized protein LOC120573515 isoform X2, which produces MAAREEQANRAAEWREDHFRSNAFRIINIMLELNSEHATVLVDEILHSIFFLGKINDPQHPPESIVTDADMLDGLKIIYPRPFDHFSSQLPKRSPFSCVLDMIVLLTGEENEEEIKKKVREITKQLRRGRTRPLISSTICVSQIPNSVRYYGVSMSTAGRIPGRIMVAASCLSSWDRYVAGAVMTYYLNNANIPDFDGIIRLPENVRCEAFNILQDSSPRNSPTDPAQNPISAIIINKGWFKDGSIASTLKKHILSETLSYGDLSKGFCGGAQHYTCSEI; this is translated from the exons ATG GCTGCGAGAGAAGAACAGGCAAACAG agCTGCAGAATGGCGGGAAGACCATTTCAGGTCGAATGCTTTCCGGATTATTAACATAATGTTGGAACTGAATTCAGAACATGCTACAGTGCTCGTGGATGAG ATTCTTCACAGCATCTTCTTTTTGGGAAAGATAAATGATCCACAGCATCCCCCAGAAAGTATTGTGACTGATGCCGATATGCTGGATGGCTTGAAGATCATCTACCCTCGGCCTTTTGACCACTTTTCCTCTCAACTGCCCAAGCGGAGTCCATTCTCATGTGTGCTAGACATG ATTGTCCTCCTGACTGGAGAAGAGAATGAAGAGGAAATTAAGAAGAAGGTGCGTGAGATTACCAAACAACTGAGGAGGGGTAGAACAAGGCCTCTTATCTCCTCCACCATCTGTGTATCTCAGATCCCAAATTCAGTCAGGTACTATGGTGTCTCCATGTCCACTGCTGGGCGTATTCCTGGTAGAATCATGGTTGCTGCATCCTGTCTTAGCTCCTGGGACAGATATGTGGCTGGTGCAGTGATGACCTACTACCTAAATAATGCCAACATACCAGATTTTGATGGGATCATCAGACTGCCAGAGAATGTCCGGTGTGAGGCGTTCAACATCCTTCAAG ACTCATCCCCCAGAAACAGTCCCACGGACCCAGCCCAAAACCCCATCTCtgcaataataattaataaaggcTGGTTTAAG GATGGCAGCATTGCCTCAACGCTGAAAAAACACATCTTGTCTGAAACTCTGTCCTATGGAGATTTGAGCAAGGGGTTTTGTGGGGGGGCTCAACATTACACCTGCTCCGAGATCTAG
- the LOC120573515 gene encoding uncharacterized protein LOC120573515 isoform X3 gives MAAREEQANRAAEWREDHFRSNAFRIINIMLELNSEHATVLVDEILHSIFFLGKINDPQHPPESIVTDADMLDGLKIIYPRPFDHFSSQLPKRSPFSCVLDMIVLLTGEENEEEIKKKVREITKQLRRGRTRPLISSTICVSQIPNSVRYYGVSMSTAGRIPGRIMVAASCLSSWDRYVAGAVMTYYLNNANIPDFDGIIRLPENVRCEAFNILQEVIICQRDDN, from the exons ATG GCTGCGAGAGAAGAACAGGCAAACAG agCTGCAGAATGGCGGGAAGACCATTTCAGGTCGAATGCTTTCCGGATTATTAACATAATGTTGGAACTGAATTCAGAACATGCTACAGTGCTCGTGGATGAG ATTCTTCACAGCATCTTCTTTTTGGGAAAGATAAATGATCCACAGCATCCCCCAGAAAGTATTGTGACTGATGCCGATATGCTGGATGGCTTGAAGATCATCTACCCTCGGCCTTTTGACCACTTTTCCTCTCAACTGCCCAAGCGGAGTCCATTCTCATGTGTGCTAGACATG ATTGTCCTCCTGACTGGAGAAGAGAATGAAGAGGAAATTAAGAAGAAGGTGCGTGAGATTACCAAACAACTGAGGAGGGGTAGAACAAGGCCTCTTATCTCCTCCACCATCTGTGTATCTCAGATCCCAAATTCAGTCAGGTACTATGGTGTCTCCATGTCCACTGCTGGGCGTATTCCTGGTAGAATCATGGTTGCTGCATCCTGTCTTAGCTCCTGGGACAGATATGTGGCTGGTGCAGTGATGACCTACTACCTAAATAATGCCAACATACCAGATTTTGATGGGATCATCAGACTGCCAGAGAATGTCCGGTGTGAGGCGTTCAACATCCTTCAAG AAGTGATCATTTGCCAAAGAGATGATAATTAA
- the LOC120573515 gene encoding uncharacterized protein LOC120573515 isoform X1 — MAAREEQANRAAEWREDHFRSNAFRIINIMLELNSEHATVLVDEILHSIFFLGKINDPQHPPESIVTDADMLDGLKIIYPRPFDHFSSQLPKRSPFSCVLDMIVLLTGEENEEEIKKKVREITKQLRRGRTRPLISSTICVSQIPNSVRYYGVSMSTAGRIPGRIMVAASCLSSWDRYVAGAVMTYYLNNANIPDFDGIIRLPENVRCEAFNILQGTHLPPCRACGNMFGLRSPTDHEWPYGNCAEVESLSDLFKNVEEVREQATLIVANNMEENRRSVQTELEHLLRQRNFTWDGNFFTPQ, encoded by the exons ATG GCTGCGAGAGAAGAACAGGCAAACAG agCTGCAGAATGGCGGGAAGACCATTTCAGGTCGAATGCTTTCCGGATTATTAACATAATGTTGGAACTGAATTCAGAACATGCTACAGTGCTCGTGGATGAG ATTCTTCACAGCATCTTCTTTTTGGGAAAGATAAATGATCCACAGCATCCCCCAGAAAGTATTGTGACTGATGCCGATATGCTGGATGGCTTGAAGATCATCTACCCTCGGCCTTTTGACCACTTTTCCTCTCAACTGCCCAAGCGGAGTCCATTCTCATGTGTGCTAGACATG ATTGTCCTCCTGACTGGAGAAGAGAATGAAGAGGAAATTAAGAAGAAGGTGCGTGAGATTACCAAACAACTGAGGAGGGGTAGAACAAGGCCTCTTATCTCCTCCACCATCTGTGTATCTCAGATCCCAAATTCAGTCAGGTACTATGGTGTCTCCATGTCCACTGCTGGGCGTATTCCTGGTAGAATCATGGTTGCTGCATCCTGTCTTAGCTCCTGGGACAGATATGTGGCTGGTGCAGTGATGACCTACTACCTAAATAATGCCAACATACCAGATTTTGATGGGATCATCAGACTGCCAGAGAATGTCCGGTGTGAGGCGTTCAACATCCTTCAAGGTACACACCTGCCTCCTTGCAGAGCATGTGGGAATATGTTTGGTTTGAGAAGTCCAACAGACCATGAGTGGCCCTATGGTAACTGTGCTGAAGTTGAAAGTCTGAGcgacttgtttaaaaatgtCGAGGAAGTCAGAGAGCAAGCAACACTAATAGTGGCAAATAACATGGAGGAGAACAGGCGGAGTGTCCAGACAGAGCTTGAACATCTGCTGAGACAGCGCAACTTTACATGGGATGGAAATTTCTTCACCCCACAATGA